The following are encoded together in the Thermosipho affectus genome:
- the nusA gene encoding transcription termination factor NusA: MNLDFLQALEQLEEEKGIKVDEIIPIIEKALISAYKKNFGGEKNVEIIINRQTGEIEASQLLEVVDNVEKETTQISLEEALKIKSNAQIGDIIKKRINVKKFGRIAAQTAKQVLIQKIREIEKEKQFEKYSELASKITTAEVIRVTKDWADIRIGKLETRLPKKEWIPGENIEPSSLIKVYVKDVKKDKKGPKILVTRTNEEFVKGLLELEVPEIESKVVEIVKLVREPGIRTKVAVKSNNPKVDPVGACIGEEGIRIAAILKELKGEKLDIIKWAEDPKELIASALQPANVVEVEILDLENKASRVIVPPNQLSLAIGKGGQNARLAAKLTGWKIDIKPLMNV; this comes from the coding sequence ATGAATTTGGATTTTTTACAAGCTCTAGAACAACTTGAGGAAGAAAAAGGAATAAAAGTTGACGAAATCATCCCAATAATTGAAAAAGCTTTGATAAGTGCATACAAAAAAAACTTTGGTGGCGAAAAAAACGTTGAAATAATCATCAACAGACAAACTGGTGAAATTGAAGCTTCTCAACTCTTAGAAGTAGTAGACAATGTAGAAAAAGAAACAACCCAAATTTCTCTAGAAGAAGCATTAAAGATTAAATCAAACGCACAAATTGGTGATATCATAAAAAAAAGAATTAATGTAAAGAAATTTGGAAGAATTGCCGCACAAACGGCCAAACAGGTGTTAATTCAAAAAATAAGAGAAATCGAAAAAGAAAAGCAATTTGAAAAGTATTCAGAACTTGCAAGCAAAATTACAACCGCAGAGGTAATTAGAGTAACCAAAGATTGGGCAGACATTAGAATAGGAAAACTGGAAACAAGGCTTCCAAAAAAGGAATGGATTCCAGGTGAAAACATTGAACCTTCATCACTCATTAAAGTATACGTTAAAGATGTAAAAAAAGACAAAAAAGGACCTAAAATACTTGTCACAAGAACAAATGAAGAATTTGTCAAAGGTTTACTTGAACTTGAAGTACCCGAAATTGAATCAAAAGTTGTTGAAATTGTAAAATTGGTCAGAGAACCTGGAATAAGAACTAAAGTTGCAGTAAAATCAAATAATCCGAAAGTTGACCCTGTAGGTGCATGTATTGGTGAAGAAGGAATCAGAATAGCTGCTATTCTCAAAGAATTAAAAGGTGAGAAGTTGGATATAATAAAATGGGCAGAAGATCCAAAAGAATTAATTGCAAGTGCTTTACAACCGGCAAATGTTGTTGAAGTCGAAATACTTGATCTTGAAAATAAAGCTTCAAGAGTTATAGTACCACCAAATCAACTTTCACTTGCAATAGGAAAAGGTGGCCAAAACGCTAGACTTGCAGCTAAATTAACAGGTTGGAAAATAGACATCAAACCACTTATGAATGTATAA
- a CDS encoding ribosome maturation factor RimP, whose product MRDIVSQVKKISEKICKELQLELFDVKYYNKSGRWFLEVIIDNPYDYVSTKDCEKVSRALEYELDKIDIIPSKYYLTVSSPGLDRPLRNINDFERFINHKVKIKTQTNSYIGYIKNIKNNIIAIDVNGKKIEIKFEEIKNANLEIDF is encoded by the coding sequence ATGAGAGATATAGTCTCTCAAGTAAAAAAGATATCTGAAAAAATTTGCAAAGAATTACAATTAGAATTGTTCGATGTAAAATACTACAATAAATCTGGTAGATGGTTTTTAGAAGTGATAATTGATAATCCGTATGATTATGTAAGTACTAAAGATTGTGAAAAAGTTTCAAGGGCTCTTGAATATGAATTAGACAAAATAGACATAATTCCAAGTAAATATTATTTAACTGTTTCATCCCCAGGACTAGACAGACCACTTAGAAATATTAATGATTTTGAAAGATTTATAAATCACAAAGTCAAAATAAAAACTCAAACAAATTCATATATTGGCTACATAAAAAACATTAAAAACAATATTATAGCAATAGATGTAAACGGAAAAAAAATTGAAATAAAATTTGAAGAAATTAAAAATGCAAATTTAGAAATAGATTTTTAG
- the flhA gene encoding flagellar biosynthesis protein FlhA: protein MNKGADVIVAIMVAAIVLLMVLPIPGFLLDFFQLLNISLSLVILFSTMYIRKALELSSFPTILLVVTLFRLGLNVASTRLILLQGPKFSGKVIRAFGDFVVGGNYVVGLVVFLILVIIQFIVITRGSERIAEVAARFTLDAMPGKQMSVDADLNAGLITEEEARKRREEIRREADFYGAMDGASKFVRGDAIASIIIVLVNIIGGLIIGILTHKMTINEAAQTFTLFTVGDGLVTQIPALMVSTATGILVSRAASEDNLGNELIKELGSEKKVIILTGTILMFLGIFTPIPLTAVLIGLLFLITGILIKGNQEPELQTTEYSGEMYTEKSLGPVLSTPQEVSEILQTDTVEIEIGYGLIPLADTSQGGDLLERVTMVRKQLAYELGLVVSPIRVRDSVLLNSNEYAIFIRGAEVAKYELLPNRLLAINPGTVIEKIPGIETKEPAFGLQAFWIDESKKEEASRLGYTVVDPPTVFATHLTEVLKRHAHELLGSKEFDLLIEGLRNKFDKLVDDLFNLLKPAEIKKILQRLLKEGISIRNLPLIFETLLEYGEYTKDIVYLTEKVRKSLRRQIITPLIAQDNILHAVALDNNLEKNLINLVKEIDGERYLDLNPEIMRELIESISRNLETLMKKGYNPILITSSSLRPLIADLIIKFIPGIFVISYEEIPENVTMQIEGVIKL, encoded by the coding sequence ATGAATAAAGGTGCTGATGTAATTGTTGCAATAATGGTTGCGGCTATTGTTTTATTGATGGTTTTACCGATACCTGGTTTTTTACTGGATTTTTTCCAACTTTTGAATATTTCCCTTTCATTAGTTATTTTATTTTCTACAATGTATATAAGAAAAGCTCTAGAACTTTCATCTTTTCCTACAATTCTTTTGGTTGTCACATTATTTAGGCTCGGACTCAATGTTGCGTCAACAAGGCTTATACTACTGCAAGGTCCAAAATTTTCAGGTAAAGTTATTCGGGCATTTGGAGATTTTGTTGTAGGTGGAAATTACGTTGTAGGACTTGTAGTATTTCTAATTTTAGTTATCATCCAATTTATTGTCATTACAAGAGGTTCGGAAAGAATTGCAGAAGTAGCAGCAAGGTTTACTTTAGATGCAATGCCTGGTAAACAAATGAGTGTTGATGCTGACTTAAACGCAGGATTGATAACAGAAGAAGAAGCAAGAAAGAGGAGAGAAGAGATAAGGAGAGAAGCAGATTTTTATGGTGCTATGGATGGAGCCTCTAAATTTGTTAGAGGGGATGCAATTGCAAGTATTATTATTGTTCTTGTAAACATAATTGGTGGATTAATTATAGGTATTCTTACTCATAAAATGACAATTAATGAAGCTGCACAAACATTTACACTTTTTACAGTTGGTGATGGACTTGTAACACAAATCCCAGCATTAATGGTTTCAACTGCAACTGGTATTTTAGTTTCTCGGGCTGCTTCTGAAGATAACTTAGGAAATGAACTTATTAAGGAACTTGGAAGTGAAAAGAAAGTAATAATTTTAACAGGAACAATATTAATGTTTTTGGGAATATTTACTCCTATACCACTTACTGCTGTGCTTATTGGTTTACTATTTTTAATTACTGGAATATTAATTAAAGGTAATCAAGAACCAGAACTTCAAACTACAGAGTATAGTGGTGAAATGTACACGGAAAAAAGTTTAGGGCCTGTACTTTCTACTCCGCAAGAAGTTTCGGAAATACTTCAAACTGATACAGTAGAAATAGAAATAGGATATGGGTTAATTCCACTTGCAGATACTTCTCAAGGTGGAGATTTACTTGAAAGGGTTACGATGGTAAGAAAACAGCTGGCATATGAATTAGGGCTTGTTGTTTCGCCAATACGGGTACGTGATAGTGTTTTATTAAATTCAAATGAATACGCCATATTTATTAGAGGAGCGGAAGTGGCAAAGTATGAGCTATTACCCAATAGATTACTTGCAATTAATCCGGGTACTGTGATAGAAAAAATACCTGGAATTGAAACCAAAGAACCTGCTTTTGGATTACAAGCATTTTGGATTGATGAGAGTAAAAAAGAAGAAGCAAGTAGATTGGGATATACCGTTGTTGATCCACCGACGGTTTTTGCAACTCATTTAACAGAAGTTTTAAAGCGGCATGCTCATGAACTGTTGGGAAGCAAAGAGTTTGATTTATTAATTGAAGGTTTGAGAAACAAGTTTGACAAATTAGTTGATGATCTGTTCAATTTGCTAAAACCTGCTGAGATAAAGAAAATATTGCAGAGATTATTAAAAGAAGGAATATCAATAAGGAATTTGCCGTTAATTTTCGAGACATTACTTGAGTATGGAGAATACACCAAAGATATAGTATATCTAACGGAAAAAGTACGGAAATCGTTAAGAAGACAGATAATTACACCTTTAATTGCACAAGATAACATATTACATGCTGTTGCACTTGATAATAACTTGGAGAAGAATCTAATAAACTTGGTAAAAGAAATAGACGGTGAAAGATATCTTGATCTAAATCCAGAAATTATGAGAGAACTAATTGAAAGCATTTCGAGAAATCTAGAAACTCTTATGAAAAAAGGTTATAACCCTATTCTCATAACATCTTCATCGTTAAGACCTTTAATTGCTGATTTAATTATTAAGTTCATTCCAGGGATATTTGTGATCTCGTATGAAGAAATACCAGAAAATGTAACTATGCAAATTGAAGGAGTGATAAAACTATGA
- the flhF gene encoding flagellar biosynthesis protein FlhF, with protein sequence MIVKKYLVKDIKEALEKIKIELGKDAVILGTRKIKKGGFLGIGAKTYLEVTAAVEENELKQNQESKNQQIYQLQEILSKNSQKKDSDDLDEIKKMMYELKSMVSRQRSDNEPEWIINLRKALNFHDVNQEIIEKVIEYIRIKYGNIDFNDENTRFVLSEIFLPFIKTETPDILGKVMFVGPTGVGKTTTLAKLAAKMSINENKKVGILTLDTYRIAATEQLKTYATLMDIPMRVAYTPKEARIELEAMSDFDVVFIDTAGRSQKNELQMNEIKAMSEIISPDYKFLVVGMQYRSSDLELIAKKFSEISPTHIILTKMDETSSLGHFLNTSHFINKPIIYITNGQRVPDDIIEASNKELSILLSREVLKYVKSS encoded by the coding sequence ATGATTGTAAAAAAATATTTAGTTAAAGATATCAAAGAAGCTTTAGAAAAAATCAAAATAGAATTGGGAAAAGATGCTGTAATCCTTGGAACAAGGAAAATAAAAAAAGGGGGATTTTTGGGTATTGGAGCAAAAACTTATCTTGAAGTTACAGCTGCCGTTGAAGAAAATGAACTGAAGCAAAATCAAGAAAGTAAAAACCAACAAATTTATCAACTTCAAGAAATCCTCTCTAAAAATTCCCAAAAAAAAGATTCCGATGATTTAGATGAAATAAAGAAAATGATGTATGAATTAAAATCTATGGTCTCAAGGCAAAGATCCGATAATGAACCTGAATGGATTATAAACTTGAGAAAAGCGTTGAATTTTCATGATGTTAACCAGGAAATCATTGAAAAGGTAATAGAATATATTAGGATAAAATATGGAAATATAGATTTCAATGATGAAAATACAAGATTTGTATTATCGGAAATATTTCTTCCTTTTATAAAGACGGAAACTCCAGATATACTTGGCAAAGTTATGTTTGTAGGACCAACTGGTGTTGGGAAAACAACAACACTTGCAAAACTTGCGGCAAAAATGTCTATAAATGAAAACAAAAAGGTAGGAATTCTCACGTTAGATACTTATAGAATTGCCGCCACAGAACAGCTTAAAACTTATGCTACTTTAATGGACATACCTATGAGAGTTGCATACACACCTAAAGAGGCAAGAATAGAACTTGAAGCAATGTCCGATTTTGATGTTGTCTTTATAGATACTGCAGGGCGAAGTCAAAAAAACGAATTGCAAATGAATGAAATAAAAGCTATGTCTGAGATCATATCACCAGATTATAAATTTTTAGTTGTGGGGATGCAATATAGAAGTAGTGATCTTGAACTTATAGCTAAAAAATTTTCCGAAATTTCACCAACTCATATAATATTAACAAAGATGGATGAGACGTCTTCTTTAGGACATTTTCTAAACACAAGTCATTTTATAAACAAACCTATAATTTATATTACAAATGGACAACGTGTACCAGATGACATAATCGAAGCAAGTAACAAAGAACTCTCCATTTTATTGTCTAGAGAGGTGCTAAAATATGTTAAATCAAGCTAG
- a CDS encoding P-loop NTPase codes for MLNQARNLLNLGNVILVGSGKGGVGKTLITVNLSIILKTLGFKVLIFDLDVGFTNSDVLLNVHPKFSLSDLIMKKCEKKDVIYPTEYGVDLVNVGNDLETIFLFNENNVKEFYINFAQIAQNYDFILIDLPPGYNDNFAPFFNCANSTLVITTTQPTSLVNSYTFVKILIHKGVPSNNIHLVGNLIEQYRDSLQNLNRFSAVLEKFTGEKIGSLTLIKKHPTVEKSVYDRKPFVIDSPKIQPTFALYRIASILTKKEIPQKETILEKLLAFFKGVKQS; via the coding sequence ATGTTAAATCAAGCTAGAAATCTGTTAAATCTTGGAAATGTTATCCTTGTTGGTAGTGGAAAGGGCGGAGTAGGTAAAACACTAATAACTGTTAATTTGTCTATTATACTTAAAACTTTGGGATTTAAAGTATTAATTTTTGACTTAGATGTAGGATTTACAAATTCAGATGTTTTACTAAATGTTCATCCAAAATTTTCATTAAGTGACCTTATAATGAAAAAATGCGAAAAAAAAGATGTAATTTATCCAACAGAGTATGGTGTTGATCTTGTAAATGTTGGAAATGACCTTGAAACTATCTTCTTATTTAACGAAAATAATGTAAAAGAATTTTATATAAATTTTGCTCAAATTGCGCAGAATTATGATTTTATTTTAATTGATCTACCACCAGGTTATAACGACAATTTTGCTCCATTTTTTAATTGTGCAAATAGTACGTTAGTTATTACAACAACTCAACCAACATCATTGGTTAATTCGTATACGTTTGTAAAAATATTAATTCACAAAGGTGTTCCATCAAACAACATACATCTTGTGGGAAATCTTATTGAACAATACAGAGATTCACTTCAAAATCTGAATAGATTTTCTGCAGTACTTGAGAAGTTTACAGGAGAAAAAATAGGTTCATTAACACTAATAAAGAAACATCCAACTGTGGAAAAAAGTGTATACGATAGAAAACCATTTGTAATAGATAGTCCCAAAATACAACCCACCTTTGCTTTATACAGAATTGCTTCGATATTGACAAAAAAAGAAATCCCTCAAAAAGAAACAATATTAGAAAAATTATTAGCATTCTTTAAGGGAGTGAAACAAAGTTGA
- a CDS encoding PilZ domain-containing protein — translation MTIIEYINKNLSGIYLIVKDSEKREYQVRLIAIKKNGIIEIESIELFTIGKRLLLNIPVKEALLALVGEIIDNEEKRYFLKTDEKIGVIQRRKEKRFPFFKRGKCNNEKLVIVDVSKSGLQFFSENDLELEKEVEILIDEYKIKITPIWKIFEEEIYRIGGKVSKESINNWQTIIKNNERV, via the coding sequence TTGACAATAATAGAATATATAAATAAAAATTTAAGTGGTATATATTTAATTGTTAAAGATAGTGAAAAACGAGAATATCAAGTAAGATTGATAGCTATCAAAAAGAATGGAATAATAGAAATAGAAAGTATTGAATTGTTTACTATAGGTAAGAGATTGTTGTTAAATATTCCAGTTAAGGAAGCACTATTAGCACTAGTAGGTGAAATAATAGATAATGAAGAAAAAAGATATTTTTTAAAAACAGATGAAAAAATAGGTGTGATTCAAAGAAGAAAAGAAAAAAGATTTCCCTTTTTCAAACGTGGGAAGTGTAATAATGAAAAACTTGTGATTGTAGATGTCTCAAAATCTGGACTTCAATTTTTTTCAGAAAATGATTTGGAATTGGAGAAAGAAGTTGAAATACTAATTGATGAATATAAAATTAAAATTACTCCCATATGGAAAATTTTCGAAGAAGAAATATACAGAATAGGAGGGAAGGTCTCAAAAGAATCTATTAATAACTGGCAAACAATAATCAAAAATAATGAAAGGGTGTAG
- a CDS encoding flagellar brake protein, with product MSYVTKTPSIKALRIGLPGIIEITMVKELEGTYKTSISDIDFSKNLIFFSIPTYKGRFIPVPKGTRMNVKVFDRSSMYSFSTVSLGVLKKDNLYFIPAPIPEYVNKTERRRFKRIPLFLYGTFKMSPEQDTESIQFMTKDFSAGGVKLITNVILKLSDIIYINLKLDENLKLENQKSKVVRIDKKTEDGFQYGAEFIDVPVNLENKLVRFVFQRELKTKK from the coding sequence ATGTCATACGTAACAAAGACTCCTTCTATTAAGGCTTTAAGAATAGGGCTACCTGGCATAATAGAAATTACAATGGTTAAAGAATTGGAAGGAACATATAAAACTTCAATTTCTGATATTGATTTTAGTAAAAATTTAATTTTTTTTTCTATTCCTACTTACAAGGGACGTTTTATACCGGTTCCTAAAGGAACAAGAATGAATGTAAAAGTATTTGATAGAAGTTCTATGTATTCTTTTTCTACTGTATCATTAGGTGTTCTGAAAAAAGATAATTTGTATTTTATTCCTGCACCAATTCCAGAATATGTAAACAAAACTGAAAGAAGAAGATTCAAGAGAATTCCGTTATTTTTGTATGGAACATTTAAAATGTCGCCTGAGCAAGATACAGAATCTATTCAATTTATGACAAAAGACTTTAGCGCCGGAGGAGTAAAATTAATAACAAATGTAATTTTAAAATTAAGTGATATAATATATATAAACTTAAAATTAGATGAAAATCTTAAACTTGAAAACCAAAAATCTAAAGTAGTGAGAATAGATAAAAAAACAGAAGATGGATTTCAGTATGGTGCAGAATTTATAGATGTGCCTGTTAACCTTGAAAACAAACTTGTAAGGTTTGTTTTTCAAAGAGAATTAAAAACGAAGAAATAG
- the cheC gene encoding CheY-P phosphatase CheC — translation MLEKLSEKQLDLLNEIGNIGTGNAATALSMMVGRKVEISVPATRVLPISNIPFIFEKPEEIVCAVKMRMKEDVEGEILLILNSTTVKEIARLLTGMEIEDITTLNEFSISMLKEIGNIMCGSYVTALSGFTNFFINPEPPEIAVDMISAILSEVSISVTQTEDYILLIETTIEIEGIDKKLTGYLLLLPNEESLKKILEKLGMWN, via the coding sequence ATGCTTGAAAAATTAAGTGAAAAACAATTGGATCTTTTAAACGAAATAGGTAATATTGGCACAGGTAATGCAGCTACTGCACTTTCTATGATGGTTGGAAGAAAGGTTGAAATTTCTGTACCTGCTACAAGAGTATTACCTATTTCCAATATTCCATTTATTTTTGAAAAGCCTGAGGAAATTGTTTGTGCTGTGAAAATGAGAATGAAAGAAGATGTTGAAGGTGAGATTTTATTAATTCTTAATTCTACAACTGTAAAAGAAATCGCAAGACTTTTAACAGGCATGGAAATAGAGGACATTACAACATTAAATGAATTTTCAATATCCATGTTAAAAGAAATAGGAAATATAATGTGCGGTTCCTATGTAACCGCATTGTCTGGTTTTACTAATTTTTTCATCAATCCTGAACCACCTGAAATAGCGGTGGATATGATTAGTGCTATACTATCAGAAGTATCCATTTCTGTTACACAAACAGAAGATTATATACTATTGATAGAAACTACTATTGAAATAGAAGGGATAGATAAAAAACTAACAGGTTATTTATTATTATTACCTAATGAAGAATCGTTAAAAAAGATACTTGAAAAATTGGGGATGTGGAATTAA
- the cheD gene encoding chemoreceptor glutamine deamidase/glutamate methylesterase CheD, with product MSQKSKKIIGIGEYAVGDKNTILVTLGLGSCVGVCIRDKSKLVGGMVHVMLPDSGGKEVAKPGKYADTGIKIVVEELKKIGGRNFEAKIAGGAAMFNNSAMNVGQRNVEAVKSMLRKLGIKIVSEDTGGNRARSIEYDVESGKLMIRKVKTGESVEVIEI from the coding sequence ATGTCACAAAAGTCCAAAAAAATAATTGGTATTGGTGAATATGCAGTAGGAGATAAAAATACAATACTTGTTACTCTGGGTTTAGGTTCATGTGTTGGAGTTTGTATAAGAGACAAGTCAAAACTAGTAGGTGGTATGGTGCATGTAATGTTACCTGATAGTGGAGGAAAAGAAGTTGCAAAACCCGGAAAATATGCTGACACAGGTATAAAGATTGTAGTTGAAGAACTTAAAAAAATTGGTGGAAGAAATTTTGAAGCTAAAATTGCAGGTGGAGCTGCAATGTTTAACAATTCAGCAATGAATGTTGGTCAAAGAAATGTTGAAGCGGTAAAAAGTATGTTAAGAAAATTGGGAATTAAAATTGTTTCCGAAGATACCGGTGGAAATAGGGCAAGAAGTATAGAATACGATGTTGAATCTGGAAAACTAATGATTAGAAAGGTAAAAACAGGAGAAAGTGTGGAGGTAATAGAAATTTGA
- a CDS encoding sigma-70 family RNA polymerase sigma factor — MIDKDKIVLEYLPYVRRIAYDLKKNLPHNVEVDDLIQEGLIGLLQAVERFDPKKGSKLRSYLLTRVKGAMYDYLRKIDWMPKNLRHEVKIVENAISKTENSGNKIDFEELSKLTNLPLENVRRAYNEMVRKQFLMLDDYLIEDIEIKETISSDDNPEENALKEIIKEELIKAISKLSEKEQLVLSLRYEQELSLKEIGKVLDLTESRVSQILSSTILKLKKMLGG; from the coding sequence TTGATAGATAAAGATAAAATAGTTTTAGAATACCTGCCATATGTAAGGAGAATAGCTTACGATTTAAAAAAAAATTTACCCCATAACGTTGAAGTAGATGATTTAATACAAGAAGGTCTTATAGGCTTGCTTCAAGCAGTGGAAAGGTTTGATCCAAAAAAAGGGTCAAAATTAAGATCATATTTATTAACAAGGGTAAAAGGTGCTATGTACGACTATCTTAGAAAAATTGACTGGATGCCCAAAAATTTGAGACATGAAGTTAAAATTGTCGAAAATGCAATTTCAAAAACTGAGAATTCTGGAAATAAAATTGATTTTGAAGAACTTTCAAAACTTACTAATCTCCCATTGGAAAATGTGAGAAGAGCATATAACGAAATGGTAAGAAAGCAATTTTTAATGCTTGATGATTATTTGATTGAAGATATTGAAATAAAAGAAACTATTTCTTCTGATGACAATCCTGAAGAAAATGCATTAAAAGAGATTATAAAGGAGGAATTAATAAAGGCGATAAGTAAATTGAGCGAAAAAGAACAATTGGTATTAAGCTTAAGGTATGAACAAGAACTTTCACTCAAAGAAATAGGGAAAGTCCTTGATTTGACTGAATCAAGAGTTTCTCAGATACTCAGTTCAACGATTTTGAAGCTAAAGAAGATGTTGGGGGGATAA
- a CDS encoding TolB-like translocation protein yields the protein MKKLLLLILIITTNLFSYTVGVITHYSTETYQILLDASNLLNNYKDYKVLFLDNYASADYFVNLYLTYDATNDIYIATYKDGNYKISSRFSFKGYKSYNTFLKEIIYYPLEKISFHKLRTREFNNYLHLTFHPGVDEYGDFKDGKFLFITDRLGGNRNIAYIDILNEQMNILPIWGSSEYYPKFSNDLKQIIFQGSLHGNWNIYIMPFSSNYSKKIKKISSGKLSSYTPVWYGNDKIIYIQDLEKGNLMMIYDLKKAKYKELKTYGDMVFTPFASGTEIYYTSLNGANFGIYKYVNGKNEKVEDTFYNEHDPVIYKEKLIFTSNRDGTYRIWMKDLKTSSITCLTKDINYDVFYPTVADGLLFFSVYKDNEEPDIFVKKLDF from the coding sequence ATGAAAAAATTATTGTTATTAATTTTGATAATAACTACAAATCTTTTTTCCTATACAGTTGGAGTAATCACCCATTATAGCACAGAAACTTATCAAATTTTATTGGACGCAAGTAATCTTTTAAATAATTATAAAGATTACAAAGTACTTTTTTTGGATAATTATGCTTCTGCAGATTATTTTGTAAATTTATATTTAACATATGATGCAACAAATGATATTTATATAGCTACTTACAAAGACGGAAATTATAAAATAAGTAGTCGCTTCTCATTCAAAGGTTATAAAAGTTATAATACATTTTTAAAGGAAATTATCTATTATCCTTTAGAAAAAATTTCTTTTCACAAACTAAGAACAAGGGAATTTAATAATTATCTTCATTTAACATTTCATCCAGGAGTAGATGAGTATGGAGATTTTAAAGATGGAAAGTTTTTATTTATAACTGATAGGCTAGGAGGAAATAGAAATATTGCGTATATTGACATTTTAAATGAACAGATGAATATACTCCCCATTTGGGGAAGTAGCGAATACTATCCTAAGTTTTCAAATGATTTAAAACAAATAATTTTTCAAGGTTCGTTACATGGAAACTGGAATATATATATAATGCCGTTTTCTTCTAATTATTCAAAAAAAATCAAGAAAATCTCATCTGGCAAGTTGTCTTCTTATACACCTGTATGGTACGGTAATGATAAAATTATATATATTCAGGACTTAGAAAAGGGAAATTTAATGATGATATATGATTTAAAAAAAGCAAAATACAAAGAGCTAAAAACATATGGAGATATGGTTTTTACACCATTTGCAAGTGGAACAGAAATTTATTATACTTCTCTTAATGGAGCTAATTTTGGAATATATAAATATGTAAATGGAAAAAATGAAAAAGTAGAGGATACATTTTACAACGAACATGATCCAGTTATTTATAAAGAAAAGTTAATTTTTACCTCCAATCGTGATGGAACTTACAGAATTTGGATGAAAGACTTAAAAACATCTAGTATTACGTGTTTAACTAAAGATATAAATTACGACGTTTTCTATCCGACAGTCGCAGATGGATTATTGTTTTTCTCTGTATATAAAGATAATGAAGAACCCGATATATTTGTAAAAAAATTAGATTTTTAA